The proteins below come from a single Rhodohalobacter sp. SW132 genomic window:
- a CDS encoding glycoside hydrolase family 9 protein → MMNSIQSASGQNLTIHENEYFEDRGVNVLVFSNQPGGMFFDAKTSGIEIIHHGERTATNGDVRFLHTPEQWDGLGEFVDRTIDRENNIIETRLEYPEHDFSYRVRAEAKDGGISITVHLEDPLPAELAGDAGFNMEFLPSEYFGKTYLMDEKSGLFPVHPTGPMNVRESGLTEPAPMARGTKLVLAPDDPERLITIREATGENELMLFDGRNKAQNGWFVVRSLIPEGAQGNVIEWFLEIHTIPDWIRQPVIGHSQVGYHPNQNKRAVIELDPHDQPETEARLIQITETGESNVVHSGAVESWGSYLRYNYVTFDFTEITDPGIYAIEYGDQRTNAFRITEDIYADTWHKTLDLFFPIQMDHMRVREAYRVWHGASHLDDALQAPPNYEHFDLYRHGDSTDTDFDTFEHIPGLNYGGWYDAGDYDIRTQSQYFTVQHLVHTWEQFGIDRDNTTVSQEKLYTEIHRQDGNPDILQQIEHGTLGLIAQHRAIGHAIPGIVAGHLYQYTHLGDGVTKTDNKIYDPELDPFSDERTVGDMYLPSTDAPGPDERVTETDGNRSGFFDDRWAFTTNTSALNYGSAAALAAASRALRGFNDELAEESLETAIGVWDYENNREPNLFRHGNTTGGRLEEEKLKLAVELLLSTEDQQYADAVAELLPIVEERFSSNVFMLIQAIPYMDDSYKERLRELTEVYREGINEIEDENPYGVPITRGGWAGNGTVIGFSINNYWLHKTFPDIVEADWALRGLNYIFGTHPESNYSFVSGVGANSQLVAYGINRADFSFTPGGIVPGILILNPDFPENKKNWPFFWGQNEYVITVGASYLFLANAIHDLLSE, encoded by the coding sequence ATGATGAATTCGATACAGTCTGCCAGCGGTCAAAATCTGACGATCCATGAGAACGAATATTTTGAAGATCGCGGAGTGAACGTGCTGGTGTTTAGCAATCAGCCCGGCGGCATGTTTTTTGATGCGAAAACCAGCGGGATCGAAATTATTCATCATGGTGAACGTACCGCAACTAATGGTGATGTACGGTTTTTGCACACACCGGAGCAGTGGGACGGCCTCGGGGAGTTTGTAGACCGCACAATCGACCGGGAGAATAACATTATAGAAACCAGGCTCGAATATCCTGAACACGATTTTTCCTACCGTGTTCGCGCTGAAGCGAAAGACGGAGGTATTTCCATAACTGTTCATCTCGAAGATCCGCTGCCGGCTGAACTGGCCGGAGATGCCGGGTTCAATATGGAGTTTTTACCGTCTGAATATTTTGGCAAAACCTACCTGATGGATGAAAAAAGCGGATTGTTCCCAGTTCACCCAACGGGGCCGATGAACGTCCGGGAGTCTGGCTTAACGGAACCGGCGCCAATGGCCAGGGGGACGAAACTTGTTTTGGCACCCGACGATCCGGAGCGTCTGATCACTATCCGCGAAGCGACAGGCGAAAATGAGTTGATGCTTTTTGACGGGCGAAATAAGGCTCAAAACGGCTGGTTTGTGGTTCGCAGCCTCATCCCGGAAGGAGCGCAGGGAAATGTAATTGAATGGTTCCTGGAAATTCACACAATACCAGACTGGATCCGTCAGCCGGTCATCGGTCATTCCCAGGTCGGATATCACCCCAACCAGAATAAACGAGCGGTTATTGAGCTCGACCCTCATGATCAGCCGGAAACAGAAGCGCGGTTAATTCAAATTACAGAAACCGGCGAATCGAATGTAGTTCATTCCGGCGCTGTAGAGAGCTGGGGCTCTTATCTGCGGTATAACTATGTAACATTTGATTTTACAGAAATTACCGATCCCGGCATTTATGCGATCGAATATGGAGATCAGCGCACCAACGCTTTCAGGATTACGGAAGATATTTACGCGGATACCTGGCACAAAACCCTGGACCTGTTTTTCCCGATTCAGATGGATCATATGCGGGTCCGTGAGGCGTACCGGGTATGGCATGGCGCATCCCACCTGGATGATGCGCTCCAGGCACCTCCGAATTATGAACATTTTGACCTCTACCGGCATGGCGATTCCACAGATACAGATTTTGATACGTTTGAACACATACCGGGCCTCAATTACGGCGGCTGGTATGATGCTGGTGATTACGACATCCGCACGCAATCACAATACTTTACCGTTCAACACCTGGTACACACCTGGGAGCAGTTCGGCATCGATCGCGATAATACCACCGTCAGCCAGGAGAAACTCTATACCGAAATTCACCGGCAGGATGGTAACCCCGACATTTTGCAGCAGATTGAACACGGAACGCTTGGCCTGATAGCCCAGCACCGCGCTATTGGCCACGCCATTCCGGGTATCGTAGCCGGGCACCTTTACCAGTATACACACCTGGGTGATGGGGTGACCAAAACCGATAACAAAATCTATGACCCTGAACTGGATCCGTTTTCCGATGAACGAACCGTGGGGGATATGTACTTGCCTTCAACAGATGCACCCGGCCCTGATGAACGGGTCACCGAAACCGATGGCAACCGAAGCGGCTTTTTTGATGATCGATGGGCGTTTACAACCAATACATCAGCTTTGAACTACGGTTCAGCCGCGGCACTGGCAGCAGCGAGCCGTGCGCTGCGCGGGTTTAATGACGAACTCGCTGAGGAATCACTTGAAACGGCGATCGGGGTATGGGATTACGAAAATAACCGTGAACCTAATCTCTTCAGGCACGGAAACACCACAGGCGGACGGCTCGAAGAAGAAAAACTCAAACTGGCTGTGGAGCTTTTGCTTTCAACGGAAGATCAGCAATACGCCGATGCTGTTGCAGAACTGTTGCCGATTGTAGAAGAACGGTTTAGCAGCAATGTTTTTATGCTGATCCAGGCGATTCCCTATATGGATGATTCCTATAAAGAGAGATTGCGGGAATTGACCGAAGTTTACCGTGAAGGGATTAACGAGATTGAAGACGAAAATCCATATGGTGTTCCGATAACCCGCGGCGGTTGGGCCGGGAACGGGACAGTTATCGGCTTTAGCATCAATAACTACTGGCTCCACAAAACCTTTCCCGATATCGTAGAAGCGGATTGGGCGCTGCGCGGATTGAATTATATTTTTGGAACTCATCCGGAATCAAACTATTCGTTTGTTTCTGGAGTAGGAGCAAACTCACAGCTTGTTGCGTATGGAATAAACCGGGCAGATTTCTCATTTACTCCGGGCGGAATTGTACCCGGAATATTGATTCTGAATCCCGACTTCCCGGAAAACAAAAAAAACTGGCCATTTTTCTGGGGCCAGAACGAGTATGTTATAACCGTAGGGGCAAGTTATCTCTTCCTGGCCAACGCGATTCACGATTTACTGAGTGAATAA
- a CDS encoding Glu/Leu/Phe/Val dehydrogenase: MDTFIKEIDQKKSVQDDQFPLFSDMATAGHEQVLVCSRPDVGLKAIIAIHDTTLGPALGGTRMWTYKNESDAMRDVLRLSRGMTYKAAISGLNLGGGKAVIIGDPYKDKNEHLFRAFGRFVDGLGGRYITAEDVGMSEQDMEWIYSETKYVTGIPKSMGGSGDPSPVTAYGVYMGMKSATKKAYGSDSLKGKKIAIQGAGNVASNLARYIAKEGATIYITDIFKEKAEKVAAECSAAYVSPDEIYGLDADIFSPCALGGVVNDDTLPALNCDIIAGGANNILEDEVKHGNALSDRGIIYAPDYVINAGGIINISSELEGYNEELAMRKTARIYDTVTNILDYADENSLTTVEASNRLAEERIESTGRTGRIYSSSSHFSNRKGELYMRDRR; encoded by the coding sequence ATGGATACATTCATTAAAGAAATAGATCAGAAAAAGAGCGTTCAGGACGATCAATTCCCACTTTTTTCCGATATGGCTACTGCCGGACACGAACAGGTTCTCGTCTGTTCACGACCTGATGTAGGACTAAAAGCAATCATCGCCATTCATGACACCACGCTTGGCCCGGCACTGGGCGGCACGCGTATGTGGACCTACAAAAATGAGAGCGATGCCATGCGGGATGTCCTCCGCCTGTCGAGGGGAATGACTTACAAGGCAGCAATCTCCGGACTGAATCTGGGCGGCGGCAAAGCGGTGATCATCGGAGATCCGTATAAAGATAAAAATGAACATCTTTTCCGGGCATTCGGCCGTTTTGTGGATGGCCTGGGCGGGCGTTATATCACGGCTGAAGACGTGGGGATGTCGGAGCAGGATATGGAGTGGATTTACTCCGAAACCAAGTATGTAACCGGCATTCCGAAATCGATGGGAGGAAGCGGGGATCCGTCACCTGTCACGGCGTATGGCGTTTATATGGGCATGAAATCAGCCACGAAAAAAGCGTACGGCAGCGATTCGCTGAAGGGCAAAAAGATCGCAATCCAGGGTGCAGGCAATGTTGCATCAAACCTGGCCCGGTATATTGCCAAAGAGGGCGCAACGATCTATATCACCGATATTTTCAAGGAAAAAGCCGAGAAAGTTGCCGCTGAATGTTCGGCTGCATACGTCTCTCCGGATGAAATTTACGGGCTCGATGCAGATATTTTCAGTCCGTGCGCCCTGGGCGGTGTTGTGAATGATGATACGCTGCCGGCCCTGAACTGCGATATTATTGCCGGTGGTGCGAATAACATTCTTGAAGATGAGGTCAAACACGGAAATGCGCTGAGTGATCGCGGAATCATCTACGCTCCCGATTATGTGATCAATGCGGGGGGAATCATCAATATTTCGAGCGAGCTTGAAGGATACAATGAAGAACTCGCCATGCGGAAAACAGCCCGGATTTATGATACGGTAACCAATATCCTGGATTACGCCGATGAAAACAGCCTTACAACCGTAGAGGCCTCCAACCGGCTCGCCGAAGAAAGGATTGAATCAACCGGACGAACCGGCAGGATCTACTCCTCATCAAGCCACTTTTCCAACCGAAAAGGTGAACTCTACATGAGGGATCGCCGCTGA
- a CDS encoding YfcC family protein, giving the protein MKFKMPHTLTLLFFMMVGALVLTWIIPQGSFDSEVVEGRQVVVPGTFEVAEEGEMLSPLDLFTAIPRAFAAAQDIIFFLFIIGGVLAVIRKTGAIDALLGRLLEKLDGQPGTLIFIMVFVFAITSSAVGASAEYIPFVLILVALCRSMDMDTMTAVGIIVVGYGVGYGAAAFNQYTVVVAQEVAGLPTYSGMEVRMAILVPFVLVGAHHVWSYSRRVKLDPSASLMAGIKPPDEGAPPKEYPALTVSHIAIIAAFLIALGGAVYGIRFHGWYLIELGSAFLILGIVAALIGRIGPSLMAREFVSGAKELTETALLVGIARGIALILEDGQILHTIVHGLSVPLGMVGPELSAVGMMIMQTILNLFVPSGSGQAFVTMPLMAPLSDILGVSRQIAVQAFLFGDGFANMIIPTNAVLMGILGMAGVPYDRWFRFCLPLLIKLLAMAAICMVAMVMFGFS; this is encoded by the coding sequence ATGAAATTTAAAATGCCCCACACCCTTACCCTGCTATTCTTTATGATGGTTGGGGCGCTCGTGCTTACATGGATCATTCCCCAGGGGTCGTTCGATTCCGAAGTTGTTGAGGGACGTCAGGTTGTGGTACCGGGCACATTCGAAGTTGCCGAAGAGGGAGAGATGTTAAGCCCGCTCGATCTGTTTACCGCCATCCCAAGGGCTTTTGCAGCTGCACAGGATATCATTTTCTTTCTTTTCATAATCGGCGGTGTACTGGCGGTGATCCGTAAAACCGGCGCGATCGACGCGCTTCTCGGCCGGCTTCTTGAAAAACTTGATGGCCAACCCGGTACACTGATTTTCATCATGGTGTTTGTCTTCGCCATTACATCAAGTGCAGTGGGGGCTTCGGCAGAATACATTCCCTTTGTTCTGATCCTGGTCGCGCTCTGCCGAAGTATGGATATGGATACCATGACCGCAGTTGGGATTATTGTAGTTGGATATGGCGTAGGGTATGGCGCAGCAGCGTTTAATCAATACACAGTTGTGGTCGCCCAGGAAGTTGCCGGTTTACCTACGTACTCCGGAATGGAGGTCCGTATGGCCATCCTTGTTCCGTTTGTGCTTGTCGGGGCACATCATGTCTGGAGCTACTCGCGCAGAGTGAAACTTGACCCATCCGCCAGTTTGATGGCAGGTATAAAACCGCCGGATGAGGGTGCACCACCTAAAGAGTATCCCGCACTGACCGTTTCCCATATTGCTATCATCGCCGCTTTTCTGATCGCACTCGGTGGCGCCGTTTATGGAATCCGTTTTCACGGATGGTACCTTATTGAGCTTGGATCCGCATTTTTAATCCTTGGCATTGTCGCTGCACTGATCGGCAGAATCGGTCCAAGCCTGATGGCCAGGGAGTTTGTCAGTGGCGCGAAAGAACTTACGGAGACAGCCCTCCTGGTGGGAATTGCCCGGGGAATCGCGCTGATCCTCGAAGACGGTCAAATTCTCCACACCATCGTACACGGCCTTTCTGTTCCACTTGGAATGGTGGGCCCTGAACTCTCCGCTGTGGGGATGATGATTATGCAGACCATTCTCAACCTGTTTGTACCCTCAGGCAGTGGTCAGGCTTTCGTTACGATGCCGCTCATGGCTCCGCTCAGTGACATTCTCGGAGTCTCACGACAGATTGCAGTTCAGGCTTTTCTTTTCGGAGATGGGTTTGCAAACATGATAATTCCAACCAATGCCGTCTTAATGGGAATCCTCGGGATGGCCGGCGTCCCATATGACCGATGGTTCCGCTTCTGCCTGCCGCTGCTGATTAAACTTCTTGCTATGGCTGCAATCTGCATGGTTGCGATGGTGATGTTTGGATTTTCCTGA
- the recJ gene encoding single-stranded-DNA-specific exonuclease RecJ yields the protein MPLRWVYATPDRDETVQYLQDQLNIPEKIAHLLSLRGIDTFGKAKGFFRPDIEDLHNPFLMKDMEKATHRLCKAIRDSDTVVVYGDYDVDGTTATSMIYTFLQSFGLHVEYYIPHRFKEGYGINPDGIQYAIDLGADLIVSVDCGITAIEEAKFARENGIDLVICDHHNVGAQIPDAVAVLDPKRPDCKYPFDGLSGAGVGFKLIQGTIKKLGLSHTLAYKYLDLVAVSIASDIVPIVDENRILMREGLRMLNSNPRVGFRELFNLIKIQIGTITTSSIVFSLGPRINAAGRMGDATVAVELMISTDRTEASRFAKELESVNKKRRTTDTQTMDEAVEKIESDFNMDELSSMVLHDPGWHLGVIGIVASRLVDAYYRPAIMLSTVEGKIKGSARSIKGFNIYEALKKCDDLLEQFGGHEFAAGLTMEASNLEEFRERIDQIAFRYLKENDFSPEITIDSRLNLGEVDTRFWKLLSQFEPFGPGNLRPTFVSEDVCIEGVPSIVGSGHLKMKIRQDNSQVFDAIGFNMHEYMPRLLDCSENKIDVAYVLEENYWNGRRSLQMRLKDIHVGDRTG from the coding sequence ATGCCATTAAGATGGGTATATGCCACACCTGACAGAGATGAGACCGTCCAATATTTACAAGATCAGCTGAATATTCCGGAGAAAATTGCGCACCTGTTGTCCCTGCGCGGAATTGATACTTTTGGTAAAGCGAAAGGATTTTTCAGGCCCGATATCGAGGATCTGCACAATCCGTTCCTGATGAAAGATATGGAGAAGGCCACTCACCGTCTCTGCAAAGCGATTCGCGACAGTGATACTGTGGTTGTGTATGGAGATTATGATGTGGATGGCACAACCGCCACCAGCATGATCTACACGTTCCTGCAGAGTTTCGGCCTGCATGTTGAATATTACATTCCGCATCGTTTTAAAGAGGGATACGGAATCAATCCCGACGGTATTCAGTACGCGATCGATTTGGGAGCCGACCTGATTGTTTCGGTTGATTGCGGAATTACGGCGATCGAAGAAGCGAAGTTTGCCAGGGAGAACGGAATCGACCTGGTGATTTGCGATCACCATAATGTGGGAGCTCAAATTCCCGATGCTGTTGCCGTGCTCGATCCCAAACGTCCGGATTGCAAGTACCCGTTTGACGGGCTTTCCGGCGCGGGAGTGGGTTTTAAGCTGATCCAGGGCACAATTAAAAAACTTGGTCTGTCGCACACACTCGCTTACAAATACCTCGATCTTGTAGCAGTCTCAATCGCATCGGATATCGTGCCGATTGTTGATGAAAACCGGATCCTGATGAGGGAAGGCCTCAGGATGCTCAATTCAAACCCAAGAGTGGGATTCAGAGAGCTCTTTAACCTGATAAAAATTCAGATTGGTACCATAACCACCTCAAGTATTGTGTTCTCTCTCGGTCCGAGGATCAACGCTGCCGGCCGTATGGGGGATGCCACCGTTGCCGTTGAGCTGATGATTTCAACAGACCGGACAGAAGCCTCCCGGTTTGCGAAAGAGCTGGAGTCGGTGAATAAAAAACGCCGCACAACCGACACCCAAACGATGGATGAGGCGGTTGAAAAAATTGAAAGTGATTTTAATATGGATGAGCTTTCATCGATGGTACTGCACGATCCCGGCTGGCATCTTGGTGTGATCGGTATCGTGGCCTCCCGCCTGGTGGATGCCTATTACCGGCCTGCGATTATGCTCAGCACGGTGGAAGGGAAAATTAAAGGATCAGCCCGCTCAATCAAAGGGTTCAACATTTATGAAGCGCTGAAAAAATGCGATGATCTGCTGGAGCAATTCGGCGGTCATGAATTTGCCGCAGGGCTTACCATGGAGGCTTCAAACCTGGAAGAGTTTCGTGAAAGAATCGACCAAATCGCATTTCGATATCTGAAAGAGAACGATTTTTCCCCGGAAATTACGATCGATAGCCGGCTGAATCTTGGAGAAGTTGATACCCGTTTCTGGAAACTGCTGAGCCAGTTCGAACCGTTCGGCCCGGGCAATCTCCGGCCGACTTTTGTCAGTGAAGATGTCTGCATCGAAGGCGTTCCGTCGATTGTGGGAAGCGGTCACCTGAAGATGAAAATCCGTCAGGATAACTCCCAGGTATTCGATGCCATCGGGTTCAATATGCACGAATATATGCCGCGGCTGTTAGATTGCAGCGAAAATAAAATTGATGTGGCGTATGTTCTGGAAGAGAACTACTGGAACGGGCGCCGATCCCTGCAAATGCGGCTTAAAGATATACACGTGGGGGATCGAACGGGCTGA
- a CDS encoding response regulator: protein MENANRFEPIRRKLNIILAEDDYDDRLLFEEVIDELPVSVDLITFNNGDELMEWLTDNKNNLPDALFLDLNMPRKNGFAALGEIKRDTKLQDLPVIIFSTTTNSEMIKQVFKDAAHFYIRKPANYLELKKLIYKSLKLVADKELDLPGKESFMLTTD, encoded by the coding sequence ATGGAAAATGCAAATAGATTTGAACCAATCCGCCGTAAGCTAAACATAATCCTGGCTGAAGATGATTATGATGATCGACTCCTGTTTGAGGAGGTTATAGACGAACTCCCGGTATCTGTTGATCTCATTACGTTCAATAACGGTGATGAACTTATGGAATGGCTCACTGATAATAAAAACAATCTGCCTGATGCCCTGTTTCTGGACCTGAATATGCCCCGAAAAAACGGGTTTGCAGCTTTGGGAGAGATAAAGAGGGACACCAAATTACAGGATTTGCCGGTGATTATTTTTTCCACTACTACAAATAGTGAAATGATAAAGCAGGTGTTCAAAGATGCGGCACACTTCTACATCCGTAAGCCGGCTAATTATCTGGAACTTAAAAAACTGATATATAAATCACTTAAATTAGTTGCAGATAAGGAGTTGGATCTTCCCGGCAAAGAAAGCTTTATGTTAACTACTGATTGA
- a CDS encoding chemotaxis protein CheB, producing the protein MTKESKTKKPDPVSRIVVIGTSAGGLKALKELISQLPKDFPLPILIVRHISPDATGNVILDELNKLNSVKCQHAENGTNLKPGHAFMAPSDHHLLIGENLKMLVTKGAHENRSRPAIDPLFRSAAVAFGTGVIGILLTGYLDDGTSGMKAIKKCGGICIVQDPDEAEYPDMPRNALNNVEVDYCLPISEMGPQLYKIIPQKIKKRKTVPEDILIEAEIAERVLSDLSSVNKLGEQVPFNCPGCGGVLWKVGKDSDLRYRCHTGHAYTAAFLLAEQTHQIEETMWTALRMFEERKNLLTEMARGEKGVGSKSALERAEKSQVHIDRIRDILKTADIDSDNDMPT; encoded by the coding sequence ATGACAAAAGAGAGCAAAACGAAAAAGCCTGACCCTGTTTCCCGGATCGTTGTAATTGGTACATCTGCAGGAGGATTGAAGGCATTAAAAGAACTTATCAGCCAGCTGCCTAAAGACTTTCCTCTCCCGATATTGATTGTCCGGCATATTTCTCCTGATGCTACAGGAAATGTAATTTTAGATGAGCTCAATAAACTAAATAGCGTAAAATGTCAGCATGCAGAAAACGGGACTAATCTGAAACCCGGACATGCATTTATGGCGCCATCCGATCATCATTTGTTGATAGGAGAAAACCTGAAAATGCTGGTGACAAAAGGAGCCCACGAGAACAGATCGCGACCTGCTATTGATCCGTTATTTCGGTCAGCTGCAGTAGCGTTTGGGACTGGAGTTATCGGAATACTGCTGACCGGCTATCTTGATGATGGTACATCGGGAATGAAAGCTATTAAAAAATGTGGCGGAATCTGTATTGTTCAGGATCCCGACGAAGCCGAATATCCTGACATGCCAAGAAATGCCCTGAATAATGTAGAGGTAGACTATTGCCTGCCTATTTCTGAGATGGGGCCCCAACTATACAAAATTATCCCACAGAAAATAAAAAAGCGAAAAACTGTTCCGGAAGATATTTTAATAGAAGCTGAAATAGCCGAACGGGTGTTAAGTGATTTGTCTTCTGTAAATAAACTGGGCGAACAGGTTCCATTTAACTGTCCGGGCTGCGGTGGTGTTTTATGGAAAGTTGGAAAGGATAGCGACTTACGATACCGCTGCCATACAGGGCACGCATATACGGCAGCGTTTCTTTTGGCGGAGCAAACTCACCAAATTGAAGAAACAATGTGGACTGCGCTGCGGATGTTTGAAGAGCGTAAGAACCTTCTGACTGAAATGGCGCGAGGGGAAAAGGGCGTTGGTTCTAAATCAGCACTTGAACGAGCCGAAAAGTCACAGGTTCATATCGACCGGATCAGAGATATATTGAAAACTGCTGATATTGACAGTGACAATGATATGCCTACCTGA